ACTCCGAGCCGGCGACGCCATCGAGGGGATCTACCTCGACGACGGCACGCGGTTGTTGATCGAGTGGCCGGAGGAATACGAACGGACGTCAGTCACGCCCGAGCCGGACGACGAACGGGATCGCGCGGTGATCTGGCGGGGCGGCGAGACCGATTTCGTCTCCGGCGAGCCCCGCGTCGTCGTTACCGCCGGCGGACTCGGGACGGCGACCCTCGCGGGAACCGCGGTCGTCGTCGTGGGACTCGCCGCCGCCGGCGCGTGGTGGTACCGCAACCGCGAGTCGACGGCTGGTCAGACGGCCAGCGGGGAGGACACACCCGCGCCCAGTACCGAATCCGAGCCGACGGACGGATCGGGCACCGCGACGGCGGCCCCGGCGACAGACGGTTCGGCGGCCGTGAGCGCGGCGGGAGCGGCCGATACCGAGCTCCTCAGCAACGAGGAGCAGGTCCTCCAGCTCCTCGAGGATCAGGGCGGCCGGATGAAGCAACAGGCGGTCGTCGAGGAGCTCGGCTGGACCGACGCCAAGACCAGCAAGGTCGTCAGCGGCCTCCGCGAGGACGGTAAACTCGAGTCGTTCCGTCTGGGTCGCGAGAACGTCCTCTCGCTGCCGGACGAGGACGAGGGGGCGAACGAGGTCGACGGTGACGGACCGGCGTGACTCGAGGTGACGGATACCGCATTCGCCGGGGCGGATGGGCGGATCGATCGAAACCGCCGAAACCGACGGACGGCGACGGATCGAAAACGGCGTTGAATGGCGTTAACCGTCGGTGAACCCAAGTCATCGTCTCGAGTATATATTACCCAACGAAGCAATTGACATCCATGAATCGAACCACGTCGATAACGCTGGCAGTAATGCTCGTCGTCGCGATGGTCGCGGTTCCGCTCGCCGCGGCGAGCGTCGCCTCGAACGGAAGCGCACAGGACGATACCGAGTCAGGAAACGAGTCGATCAAACCCGGCGAACAGTTCGCCGCCGCCGTCGGCGTCCAGAACGCCGAGGTCGAGGGCGACGTCTCGGAACGGGCCTTCGGCGTCAGGATCGCGAACGCCGAAACGAACGAGACGAAAGCCGCCGTCGTCGCCGAGCAGTACGAGGAAAGCGAAGCGCGTCTCGCGGAGCTCGAGGACAGACTCGAGGCGTTAAACGAGTCGCGCGAGGCCGGTGAGATCAGCGAGGGCCGCTATCGCGCGGAAGTCGCGAAGACCACCGCCGAGATGCGAACGATCGAGCGACAGGCCGCGACGGCCGAGACGACCGCGGCCGGATTGCCCGACGACGTGCTCGCCGACCGCGGCGTCGACGTCGACTCCATCCGAGCGCTGCGAGACCGCGCCGGTGACCTCGGCGGGCCGGACACGGCGGCGATCGCCCGTTCGATCGCCGGTAACGATGTCGGACAGTCGATGGGCGACGACCGCGCCGCCCACGGACCGGGTGGCGGTGGCAACGAATCCCGGACGGACGGGAACGGAACGAGCGACTAACGACCCGGGACGAGCGGCTAACGGACCGGCCGGCTGCACCGAACCTGACGACGAGTCGTTCGCAGTGCGAGGCGATCGCGGCGCACTTTCGTTTTTTACGGGACGGGATCGTAGCTGGGTGAGATGGTCCACGCGTACGCGATGATCGACACCGCAGCGGGAACCGCCGAAGAGGTGTGTCAGTCCCTTCGCGACGATGCGGGCGTCACAGAGGCACACGTCATCACGGGCGATTTCGACATCATGGTCGAGTTGACCGGCGAGGAGCCCCGCGACATACTCCAGACGGTTACCGAATCCGTTCGACCGCTCGAGGGCGTCGGGGCGACCCGAACGTACCTCTGTATCGACTGACACCGGAGGTCGATCGGATCGTCAGGAAGGGGGAGCAGTTACCGACGGGTCCGTTCGGACGAACGCAATCGGGTGAGAGATCGTGGGACATCACGGGAGTCATGGATACCGGATCGATATCCCGCCGATCGGAGCCGGCTACGGGACGCGATGGACGGGTTCGAATCGCTCGCTTCGAAAGGAGAGCCGTCCGTACACCGACAGCGGGTGACGTCTCGAGGGACGATATGACGGCGATCGAATCAAATCGGACGCCGACCGGGTCGGGTGGGTGGGTAATCGACGGATCGAGCTCCGACCCACCGTCGCGTACCGGCAGCTCCTCGACGGTGTGGTGACCGATCGAGGTTCACTTCTAGCGAGCCCGTATCAGCACGAATTTTGAGACACCAATTGGGACCCATAGAACCGTTATACCCGGGTAAATGCGGTCAAATCGGCGAAACTCGTCGCTATCAACTATCCGGATTAAGTGATTGTCCGAGGAGGACCAGATGCGATGAACGGAACGAAACTACTCACGGCGGCGATGGCGGCGCTGGTGTTGGTCGGCGGCCTGACCGCCGTCGGCGCGGCGACGCCCGCGGACGTATCGAACGCGAACAGCGGCGAAGCGGAGGCGACGAACGCGAGCGAGGCGGACGACGACACGGCCGAGACAACCAACGCGAGCGAGAACGCGGACACCGCTGACGATCGGGCTGGTACCGTCGGACCGGCTGACGGGCTGCCCGAACGGATGCCCGATCACGTGAGCGAGATTCACGACACGATCGAGTCGTTCCTCGACGGATCGATCGATTCCCTCGGCGAGTCGGTGAGCGACCTCCGATCCGACGATAGCGGCGAAGAGACCAGTGACGATGAAAACGGCGGAGACGGCGACGCTGCAGCCCATAGCAGCTAACACACGGAAACGGACATCTCGTACCGGACGAAGATCGAATCCAGATCACACGGATTCAAATCCATGACAGAACTCAATCGACGGACGTATCTCAAATCGGCAGGCATCGCAACGGTAGGAACGATCGGACTGGCTGGCTGTACCGGCGCGAACGCAGCGACCGGGACGCTCGCGACGCAGGTCACGGACCAGCCGGGAGACATCGCTGACTTCGAGTCGTGCATCGTCACGATCCAGGGAATCTGGGTCAAACCGAGCGGCGACGGCAGCGATGGCGAAGACGCGGAGGCAACGGACAACGAAACGGACGACCAGCAAGACGGGAACGAAACCGACGATCAGCAGGACGGGAACGAGACGGTCGACGAGCAGGACGAAAGCGACGTCGACGAAAGCGACGGGCGCGAGTACCACGAGTTCGACGAGCCCCAGGAAGCGGACCTCGTGCAACTGCAGAACGGGAACACCCAGCTGGTCGACGAACGCGAACTCGAGGCCGGGGCCTACGAGTTCCTCCAGCTCGACGTGACGGGCGTCGAGGGCGTGCTCGAGGACGGCGGGCAGGCCGAGGTCGGGACGCCCGGGAACGCACCGCTCCAGTTCAAGCACCGGTTCGAGATCCGCGAGGACCAGACGACGACCTTCGTAGGAGACTTCACGCCCGTTCACCGAGGCCAGACCGAACAGTACCTCCTCCAGCCCGTCGCGAACGGAACGCAGGTCGAGTACGAGGACACGACGCAGGATGACGGGTAGCGCAGCGGTGCTGTTCGCCGGCCCGATCAGCTCGCCGTTGATGCTCGTCGTGGCGGCGATCCTGGTGGTCCTCGTCCTGGTGTTCGGCCGGGGCCTGTTGGCGCTGACGTGGCGGGTCGTTCTCAACGCCCTCGCCATCGTCCTCGCCCTCTGGATACTCGCTGCGCTCGGGATCGGCCCGTTTTGAGCCGCAGCGATTCTGAAAACGCGTTCCGGTCGACGACAGTAAGCCAAACGAGTTCCAGTACCGCGTGATCGGCCAGCTGTTTTTGCGACCGGATTCGAGCGATCGATACCGAGCCACCGGTTACTCGTCCGCGGGTTTAAGTACGAAACCGCGGCCAACGACCCCATGATCGACGACTCGATCCGCGTTCTTGCGGGCGACTGCACCGTTATTGCCGAAGATACCGACCGCGAGGAGTACCGCGGCCGAGTGACCACGATCGTCAAACCAGACAACACCGTCCTCGTCCACGACATCGATGGCTACCAGCCCGTCGCGTGGCTGACGCGGGCCGATAGCGTCTCGAGCGACCGACAGGACGGCTTCACGCTCGTCGCGAAGAAAGACACCCAGACGCTGCGGATCGCCGCCCATGAACGGGACGGGTTCGCACACTATCCCTCCTCGGCGGCCGGAACGCCCGTCGGTACGTGTCCCGACTGCGGGGGCGCGCTCGTCCGCTCGAGCGGCGTTCACTGCGTCGGCTGTGGCGACCGCTACGGCGTGCCGGCGGACGCGACGGTCCGGGACGAACACTGCGATTGCGACTGCGGGCTCCCGAAGATGCGCGTCGAGCGCGGCCTCGCGTTCAACGTCTGCCTCGATAGGGGCTGTGAGTCCCTCGACGCGGCGGTCAAACAGGTGTTCGACCGCGAGTGGGCGTGCCCGGAACCGAACTGCGACGGCGACCTTCGGATCCTCCGCCGCGGCGGCCTCATCGCCGGCTGCGAGCACTACCCCGACTGCGACACCGGCTTCGCCGTCCCCGCCGGCGTCGTCGACGGCGAGTGCGACTGCGGGCTCCCGACCTTCGAAACACGGAGTGGTATCCGCTGTCTCGACGCGACCTGCGATCGGGCACTCGAGGGGGCGCTCGAGGCCGAATCGACGGCCGACGACTGAACGAACCGCCGTGTCTAAACGTGGTGACTGCCACCCCGCGAGAGCATCCCGACCAGCCGGCGTTGCGGTGGGTGGGACTGAAAGGGGCTGACTCGGTCCGGGACGCCGGACGACGCAAGGACCGCAACCGAACGAAGTGAGGTGAGGACCACAGCGAGTCCTGCGACCGGAGCGAGTCAGGGGCTTTCAAGGTGTTCGAATCGGAGACAATTCAGAATCCGATCACGGTTCTCGGATCGGATATCACCGAAGCGATAGTTCAATGATAACGTACGGCACTCCCGAATAAGAATCGATCCGCAGCCACTTAGTGCCGGCCGGCAAAGCCACGGGTATGTCACTCGAGGGGCGGTTCGACGCGGACGAGGGTCTCGTCCGCGTGGGCAGCGACGCTCGCCAGCGGTATCACGACTCGCGGGGCTACGGCTATCCGCTCGAGGGGAACGAGATCGCCCTCGCGCCAGTCGAGGCGGCGCACCTGCTCTATCGCGGTGATCTCGAGGTGGTTACCGACGCGGCGAGCGGCGACCGACTGGGGTTCCGCGAGTTCATCGCACGCGAACCCGGCGACGATTTCGGCGTCCGGTTCCTCGTCTACGCAGACCTGCGCTCGCGGGGCTTTTACCTCTCGCCGGCCGCGGAGCCGTGGGTACCGAACCCGCCCGGCGGCGAGGCCGACTTCGCGGTCTTTCCGCGGGGGAAGGGACCGCGCGACGGCGAAATCGCCTACGCGTTGCGGGTCATCGGCGAGCGGACCGACATTCCCGCCGCCGAGCTCGCCGAGGGCGTGCTGGCCGTCGTCGACGAAGAGAGCGAGATCACCTACTTCGAGGTCGATCGCCGGGATCCGACCGGCACGTCAGGTGCTGACACCGCACTGCCCGAGGGCTGCGAGGCCGACCTCCTCGCCGATCGCGTCGTCGTCTGGGAACCGCCCCTCGACCTCTACGAGCGGACGTTCTACGGGCAACCGCTCGAGGGACGGGAGTACGACGAGCCGACGCTGCAGTGTTCGCTGCTCGAAGCGACGTACCTCGCCGAGCGGGGCGCGATCGACCTCGAATCGTCGACGGTTTGTGCGCGCGGTCGCGAGGTCGAGGGCGAGCGCTTCGATCGGCGGCTGACCGTCTACACGGAACTCCGAGAACGCGGCGTCGTCCCCAAAACGGGCTACAAGTTCGGCGCGGACTTCCGGACCTACGCCGACGTGGAGTCCGTCGAGAACCTCGGCCACTCCGAGCTGCTCGTTCGCGTGCATCCGGCGGAGTACGTCTTCGAACCGCGGGATCTGGCGCTTGACGTCCGGCTCGCCCACGGCGTCCGGAAGACGATGGTGTTCGCGCTCGTCGGTGACGGGTCGGACCGGAGCGAAGGAATCGAGTGGTGGTCGCTCGAGCGCCTGACGCCGTAGCGAACCAGTGTTACACGCGAACTGGTAGTCCGACTGAAATTTATTTATCCACAACGGAAACGTAAAAGTTCCGACCGGAGAGTGTGAGCGTATGCAACTCGAGGTGATCGGCGTCGGGGGGGCGGGTTGTCGAATCGCCGATGCGATCAGAGCCGCGGAGCCGGCGGAACACTCGTTTCTCACCGACGTGTTCGCGTTCGATACCGACGAATCGGATCTGGAGCGCGTCGTCGTTCCCGAATCGCATCGCCACCGGTACGGTGGGGGAACCGGACTCGAAGATGGGGACGATCTCGAGGGGAACTTCGAACAGGGATTCGAGATCGGTCGGGCGGCGTCCGACGAGCTCCTGGCAGTACTGGATCGCGGGACGCCGTCCGCTGCCGACGCGTTTCTCGTCGCCGTCGGTCTCGGCGGTGCAACGGGCGGCGGAACGGCACCGGCGCTCGTCACCGCACTACAGCGACAGTACGACGTCCCGGTGTACGTCCTCGCGACGCTCCCGGCCGACCGGGAGTTCGATCCCGACGCCGACACGGCCGGAACCGGACCGCACGCGGGGACGACCGCGAGGAACGACGGCAGCGGGGTCCCGCGACCGAACGCCGCGACGAACGCGATCATCGCGCTCGACCGACTCGACGGGCTCGCGAACGCGATCATCCTCTTCGACAACGAGGCGTGGCTTCAGCCCGGCGAGACGGTCGCCGACGCCCGCAACCGCTGTAATCGGGAGCTGGCGGCGCGAGTGGGAGCCATCTTCGCCGGCGGGGGAGCCGGATCGGGCGAGACGACCGCCCAGAACGTCGTCGACGCGGCCGATATCAACCGGATCCTCGGCAACGAATCAGCCATCGTCACACTCGGGTACGGAGACCAGGACGCCGACACGGGCGGCTCGCGGTTCGGCCTCGGCCTCGTCTCCTCGGAGCCGGACGTCGACACGGGTGAGGCAGTCAGCGCCATCGAAACCGTCGTCCAGAAGGGGATTCGCGGCAAGCTCACCCTCCAGTGCGACCCCGAGACGGCCGAGCGCGGGCTGTTGATCGTCGGCGGCCCCCCGGCGTGGCTCAACCGCCGGGCGATCGCGGAGGGGCGCGGGACGCTCGAGTCGACCGTGGGTGAGAACGGCGTCCTCGGCGGCGATGCGCCGCGACCCGACGGTGAGTCGGTCTTCGCGGCGGTGGTACTGGCCGACGTCGAGTCCGATCGAGTCGCGGAACTGCGGGCGGCAGCAGACGCGGCGCGGTAGTGCGGGCTCGTACTACGCGTCGAACTCCTCAAGGAACCGCTTTCCTAACACGACCTCCGTTCCGGCGAGCCCGACCGAACAGAACAGCGTGAGATCGTTCTCGTCCGTGCGGCCCTGGTCCGGATTCTCGAGCACGTCGGCGAGTTCGACCATCCGCTCGCGGTCCTCGCCCGACGCGACGTACGGCCGGTCGTAGGCGTCGACCTGCGGCAGCGAGTCGGTCGCGACGACGTCGGCGCGGTCGACGACCGCGAGCGGGAGTTCGTGGCCGTCTTCGAACCGCGGCCCGATCGTCGTGACGTGGGTCCCCGGCTCGAGCCAGTCGGGATCGAACACCGGGTCCTCGCTGTTCGTCGCACAAACGAGCGCGTCGGCCTCTCGGACGACCGGTTCGGGGTCGTCGACCGCGCGGACGGCGGAGTCGACGTCGGCATCGACCGTTTCTGCGAAGGACGCGCGGCTCTCGGCGGTCGGACTATACACCAGCACCTCCGCGAAGTCCCGAGCGGCACACGCCGCGCCGACCTGCGCTCGAGCCTGGAACCCCGACCCGAGAATGCCGAGCGTCTCGCTGTCCGCGCGTGCGAGGCAGTCGATCGCGACGCCGCCGATCCCACCGGTCCGGAGGCCGCCGATCGCGTAACCGGCGAATAACCCCTCGAACGTCCCGGTGCCCGCGTCGAAGACCGCGACCAGTTCCGTGTGGCCGTCGCCGTCATCGGGGTGCGTTTCGTAGACCCGAAACCCCGCCGCGCTGGTCGGCCCGGTGGCCGCCCCCGCAGTGAAGACCAGGTCCCCCTCGCCGGCGCCGACGCGCCAGCGCGGCGGGGCCTCAAGCGTTCCCGCGGCCCGTTCCGCGAAGGCGTCGCGCATGGCGTCGACGACCATTCCGTAGTCGAACTGCGAGTAGACGTCGCCGTCCGTCAGAATCGGAAAATCGATCATAGGCGGATATCTGTCGGAGCGGCCATAACAGTACGCGACTTCGAAGCGATCGCCGGAACCGTCGAATCAGGGAATTTCGTCCACGGCACTTCGTAGCTCATCGGTATCGACCCATTCGTAGGCGCGGTCACCGGTCAGGAGGAGTTCGACGTACGAGGCTGCCATCCCGTTGGCGTAGCGCTCGCGCTCGGTCTCCTCGTCCGAATACCGTCGTTTCAACACCCACGCTTTGTCGCGGTAGGAGGGAGAAAACAACAATCCGAGCTCCCAGACGTAACCGCCATCGAAGTCCTCGATAACGGCGACGATGTGTGTCGCCCGTCCGCAGAGTATATCGAACACGCGAGTCCACAGCTCTATTTCTTCGGGCGTCAGCCCGAACTCCTCGAGTTGCATGGCGACCGCCGGTGGATCACTCCGGGAATCGAGGCGGTCGTACACGATCTCGCGTCGCGTTGCGGCGCCCGTTTCACCGCCCGCTCCCACGACCAGATAGCGACGGTCGTAGCCCCTGATGCGATCCATCTGCGCGCCGTTCAGCAGATCTTTGATCCGCTGGTGCTCGCTCGGGGTGAGGCTCACTCCCTCGATTTCGGCCATCAGTTCGTCTTCGCCCGGAATATCGCCTGCATCAGCCTCACCAGTGTCGAATCCGCCGTCACCGGAATCCATTATCGAGACATCGTGTTGCAAACAATATCAATTATCCGATTACCGTTCGTTTAATCACGCATCTATTTGTGGTACTAACCTCATCTGAATGCGAGTGTTTATGCCGATGGCGCTCGAAGGAACACGTATGAGGCCTGAGACAACGGTAGCCGACCCGTCCCAGGGAACGCAACAAGCCACCGACGAGGGGTTCGATACGTGGCGGGCGCTCCAGAAGGCCACCGACAAAAAACGGGCCGATATCCTCGCGGATATCGTCGGGCATCCCGAGGGAGCCCCGAGCGTCGAGGAACTGGATTACATGAATCCGCCGCTCAGTGACGACGCGATCCGCCGGCATCTCACCGCGCTGAAATCGGTCGGTGTCGTTCGAGAACTCGAGTTCGAACCGGGCGAGCGGCTTCGAGACTATCCTTACAAGTTCTACGAACTCACCGACGCGGCCCGCGACCTGTTCGATCGGAACGGTCTGTTTCCGGTAGACGCGTGGCAACGTCAGTATCAGGCCGTCGAGAAGACGGCGCGGATTCGCGAACTCGAAGAGATGCCTCGTCCCGACGCCTGAACGACTCGGTTCGTCGACAGTGCCGCTCCAGAGCGACGAAGCCGAAGGCTTTTGCGCGCTGCCGAGCCAAAACGGAATAATGACCGGAGACGACCCACTCGAGGAACCCGAGTCAGGGGAACCGACGACTGGTGAACCGCTGACAGACGGCGGGGCTGCAGGTGCCGACGATGTCGCGCTGGACCCCTGGGGATCCTCGAGCGTCTCCGACTACCGGAAGCTGTTCGAGGAGTTCGGCATCGAGGAGTTCGACGAGGTCCTCGAGCAAGTGCCGAACCCACACTACCTGATGCGCCGGGGCGTCATCTTCGGCCACCGCGACTACCGACCGGTCGCCCGGGCGCTACAGAACGACGACCCGGCGGCCGTCCTCTCGGGGTTCATGCCCACCGGCGATCCTCACATCGGCCACAAGCTGGTCTTCGACGAGATCATCTGGCATCAAGAGCAGGGGGCCGACGCCTACGGGCTGATCGCCGACCTCGAGGCCAACTCCGCCCGCGGGCTGAGCTGGGTCGAGATCGACGAGCACGCGCGAAATTACCTGCTCTCCCTGCTCGCTCTCGGCTTCGATCCGGAGGAGGGCGAACTCTACCGCCAGTCGACAAACCGCGAGGTCCAGGATCTGGCCTTCGATCTCGGCGCGGAAGCCAACTTCTCGGAGTTCCAGGCGATCTACGGCTTCGACGGCGAGACCGACGTCTCCCACATGCAGTCGGTCGTCACCCAGATGGCCGACATCCTCTACCCGCAACTCGAGGAACCGAAGCCGACCGTGATCCCCGTCGGCCCGGATCAGGATCCCCACGTCCGACTCGCCCGGGACCTCGCCGAGCGGATGCGCTTTTTCAAGGTCTCGGAGGCCTACGCGAGCTTCGAGCTCGAGGACGACGAGCGCGC
This portion of the Natrinema salinisoli genome encodes:
- a CDS encoding ArsR family transcriptional regulator, giving the protein MRPETTVADPSQGTQQATDEGFDTWRALQKATDKKRADILADIVGHPEGAPSVEELDYMNPPLSDDAIRRHLTALKSVGVVRELEFEPGERLRDYPYKFYELTDAARDLFDRNGLFPVDAWQRQYQAVEKTARIRELEEMPRPDA
- a CDS encoding DUF91 domain-containing protein, which produces MIDDSIRVLAGDCTVIAEDTDREEYRGRVTTIVKPDNTVLVHDIDGYQPVAWLTRADSVSSDRQDGFTLVAKKDTQTLRIAAHERDGFAHYPSSAAGTPVGTCPDCGGALVRSSGVHCVGCGDRYGVPADATVRDEHCDCDCGLPKMRVERGLAFNVCLDRGCESLDAAVKQVFDREWACPEPNCDGDLRILRRGGLIAGCEHYPDCDTGFAVPAGVVDGECDCGLPTFETRSGIRCLDATCDRALEGALEAESTADD
- a CDS encoding cell division protein FtsZ codes for the protein MQLEVIGVGGAGCRIADAIRAAEPAEHSFLTDVFAFDTDESDLERVVVPESHRHRYGGGTGLEDGDDLEGNFEQGFEIGRAASDELLAVLDRGTPSAADAFLVAVGLGGATGGGTAPALVTALQRQYDVPVYVLATLPADREFDPDADTAGTGPHAGTTARNDGSGVPRPNAATNAIIALDRLDGLANAIILFDNEAWLQPGETVADARNRCNRELAARVGAIFAGGGAGSGETTAQNVVDAADINRILGNESAIVTLGYGDQDADTGGSRFGLGLVSSEPDVDTGEAVSAIETVVQKGIRGKLTLQCDPETAERGLLIVGGPPAWLNRRAIAEGRGTLESTVGENGVLGGDAPRPDGESVFAAVVLADVESDRVAELRAAADAAR
- a CDS encoding DUF4382 domain-containing protein, with the translated sequence MTELNRRTYLKSAGIATVGTIGLAGCTGANAATGTLATQVTDQPGDIADFESCIVTIQGIWVKPSGDGSDGEDAEATDNETDDQQDGNETDDQQDGNETVDEQDESDVDESDGREYHEFDEPQEADLVQLQNGNTQLVDERELEAGAYEFLQLDVTGVEGVLEDGGQAEVGTPGNAPLQFKHRFEIREDQTTTFVGDFTPVHRGQTEQYLLQPVANGTQVEYEDTTQDDG
- a CDS encoding tryptophan--tRNA ligase, encoding MTGDDPLEEPESGEPTTGEPLTDGGAAGADDVALDPWGSSSVSDYRKLFEEFGIEEFDEVLEQVPNPHYLMRRGVIFGHRDYRPVARALQNDDPAAVLSGFMPTGDPHIGHKLVFDEIIWHQEQGADAYGLIADLEANSARGLSWVEIDEHARNYLLSLLALGFDPEEGELYRQSTNREVQDLAFDLGAEANFSEFQAIYGFDGETDVSHMQSVVTQMADILYPQLEEPKPTVIPVGPDQDPHVRLARDLAERMRFFKVSEAYASFELEDDERALVAEFYERLDPAEFDDDDLRCVHVAEALEETPLSELEASADTLSSVLTKLNEAGMEPIRPRTRFFDRRATDDAFDALIDTIEGEKRVYESHVDAFEIDRAEAEELARQVEVDNGGYGFQPPSSIYHRFMTGLTGGKMSSSIPASHISLLDDPEDGYDKVKAATTGGRETAEEQREKGGKADECPVYELYAYLLAGDDDEFAKRVYDECVGGERLCGDCKEQAAQLMKDFLAEHQEKREEVEDLLENADIELESPRRR
- a CDS encoding ornithine cyclodeaminase family protein, translating into MIDFPILTDGDVYSQFDYGMVVDAMRDAFAERAAGTLEAPPRWRVGAGEGDLVFTAGAATGPTSAAGFRVYETHPDDGDGHTELVAVFDAGTGTFEGLFAGYAIGGLRTGGIGGVAIDCLARADSETLGILGSGFQARAQVGAACAARDFAEVLVYSPTAESRASFAETVDADVDSAVRAVDDPEPVVREADALVCATNSEDPVFDPDWLEPGTHVTTIGPRFEDGHELPLAVVDRADVVATDSLPQVDAYDRPYVASGEDRERMVELADVLENPDQGRTDENDLTLFCSVGLAGTEVVLGKRFLEEFDA
- a CDS encoding DUF7345 domain-containing protein: MNGRVRLTAVVAVLLLGTGPVGAATGAATTAQSQSNPFAVQQDQIDADEVRMDVAVQPNGTAEWTLEFWVHLDDDESETAFESLQSDVRDDPDNYTQNFADRMDETVSAASDATGREMSADGFTVTTERQSLAREYGVVRYTFRWDGFAAVDGDELRAGDAIEGIYLDDGTRLLIEWPEEYERTSVTPEPDDERDRAVIWRGGETDFVSGEPRVVVTAGGLGTATLAGTAVVVVGLAAAGAWWYRNRESTAGQTASGEDTPAPSTESEPTDGSGTATAAPATDGSAAVSAAGAADTELLSNEEQVLQLLEDQGGRMKQQAVVEELGWTDAKTSKVVSGLREDGKLESFRLGRENVLSLPDEDEGANEVDGDGPA
- a CDS encoding Lrp/AsnC family transcriptional regulator, translating into MVHAYAMIDTAAGTAEEVCQSLRDDAGVTEAHVITGDFDIMVELTGEEPRDILQTVTESVRPLEGVGATRTYLCID
- the endA gene encoding tRNA-intron lyase: MSLEGRFDADEGLVRVGSDARQRYHDSRGYGYPLEGNEIALAPVEAAHLLYRGDLEVVTDAASGDRLGFREFIAREPGDDFGVRFLVYADLRSRGFYLSPAAEPWVPNPPGGEADFAVFPRGKGPRDGEIAYALRVIGERTDIPAAELAEGVLAVVDEESEITYFEVDRRDPTGTSGADTALPEGCEADLLADRVVVWEPPLDLYERTFYGQPLEGREYDEPTLQCSLLEATYLAERGAIDLESSTVCARGREVEGERFDRRLTVYTELRERGVVPKTGYKFGADFRTYADVESVENLGHSELLVRVHPAEYVFEPRDLALDVRLAHGVRKTMVFALVGDGSDRSEGIEWWSLERLTP